One window of Papaver somniferum cultivar HN1 chromosome 9, ASM357369v1, whole genome shotgun sequence genomic DNA carries:
- the LOC113314070 gene encoding putative phospholipid:diacylglycerol acyltransferase 2, with protein sequence MMASLLRFRKLCYVEPAISKCSFQSVDKVIKKHDNQSCIPPPPPPPPPLLKITNDGDKRKVLRRRRDPKEWRCLDWCCWMIGYICTTWWLLLVLYNALPGFEVPESPGVKLKKEGLNALHPVVLIPGIVTGGLELWEGKPCADGLFRKRLWGGSFTEIFKRPLCWLEHMSLDNETGLDPPGIRVRAVPGLVAADYFASWYFVWAVLIENLAKIGYEGKNMHMAAYDWRLSFQNTEVRDQALSRLKSKIELMYVTNGYKKVVVVPHSMGVLYFLHFLKWVEAPSPMGGGAGPGWCAKHIKSVMNIGPAFLGVPKAASGLFSGEAKDVAFARAMAPGVLDSELLGLQTLEHVMRVSRTWDSLMSLIPKGGETIWGNMDWSPEEEYDCDPTKTKYVQSALSESSQSTNETDGKLGFKVKDPVRYGRIISFGKTTSQVQSSNLPSFDPKEISRGRHQHKSNSSCGDVWTEYDEMSRESIRGVADNKAYTAKTLIDLLHFVAPKMMRRSDAHFSYGIADNLDDPKYSHYKYWSNPLETKLPDAPNMEIYCLYGTGIPTERSYVYRTSPTDRCKSIPFRIDSSVGGSGDGCLRNGVYFVDGDESVPVISAGFMCAKGWRGKNRFNPSGIPTYIREYKHKTPAFFEGRGLESGAHVDIMGNVALIEDVMRVAAGATGMEIGGDKIYSDILRMSERINLRV encoded by the exons ATGATGGCTTCCTTACTTAGATTTAGGAAGCTATGTTATGTAGAACCTGCAATTAGTAAATGTTCTTTTCAATCTGTTGATAAGGTTATCAAGAAACATGATAATCAATCTtgtattccaccaccaccaccaccaccaccacctctgcttAAAATTACTAATGATGGTGATAAGAGGAAGGTTCTAAGGAGGAGAAGAGATCCGAAAGAATGGAGATGTTTAGATTGGTGCTGTTGGATGATTGGTTATATATGTACAACATGGTGGTTGTTATTAGTACTGTATAATGCATTGCCGGGGTTTGAAGTGCCGGAGTCACCGGgggttaaacttaaaaaagaaggaTTAAATGCATTACATCCGGTTGTACTAATACCTGGCATTGTTACCGGTGGATTGGAGCTGTGGGAGGGGAAACCTTGTGCAGATGGTCTATTTCGGAAACGATTATGGGGTGGTAGCTTTACTGAAATTTTCAAGAG GCCTTTGTGTTGGCTAGAACATATGTCTTTAGACAATGAAACAGGATTAGACCCACCAGGCATACGTGTTCGAGCTGTCCCGGGGTTAGTTGCTGCTGATTATTTCGCTTCTTGGTACTTTGTTTGGGCTGTTCTTATTGAGAATTTGGCTAAAATTGGATATGAAGGGAAGAACATGCACATGGCTGCTTATGATTGGAGACTGTCTTTCCAGAATACTGAG GTCCGGGACCAAGCTCTAAGTAGGCTGAAGAGTAAAATTGAACTTATGTATGTGACTAATGGATATAAAAAGGTTGTAGTTGTACCTCATTCAATGGGGGTTCTCTACTTTCTACATTTCCTTAAATGGGTCGAAGCACCTTCTCCAATGGGTGGTGGTGCAGGGCCAGGATGGTGCGCTAAGCATATCAAATCAGTGATGAACATTGGCCCTGCATTCCTTGGTGTCCCAAAGGCAGCCAGTGGCTTGTTCTCTGGAGAGGCTAAAGATGTTGCTTTTGCCAG GGCAATGGCGCCGGGGGTTTTAGATTCTGAGCTTCTTGGGCTTCAGACTCTAGAACATGTAATGCGGGTATCTCGTACATGGGACTCACTCATGTCCTTAATCCCAAAAGGAGGAGAGACTATCTGGGGTAACATGGATTGGTCCCCTGAAGAAGAGTACGATTGTGATCCAACAAAGACGAAGTACGTCCAGTCTGCTTTAAGCGAAAGTTCACAGTCAACTAATGAAACTGATGGAAAGCTAGGTTTCAAGGTCAAGGATCCTGTAAGATATGGCAGGATAATTTCTTTTGGGAAgacaacatcacaggttcaatctTCCAATCTGCCGTCATTTGATCCAAAG GAAATTTCTCGAGGTCGCCATCAACACAAGTCAAACTCCTCATGTGGAGATGTGTGGACGGAATATGATGAAATGAGCAGGGAGAGTATTCGAGGTGTTGCTGACAATAAAGCGTATACGGCAAAAACCTTAATAGATTTACTTCACTTCGTAGCTCCAAAAATGATGCGGCGATCTGATGCTCATTTCTCGTATGGAATAGCAGATAATTTAGATGATCCTAAATACTCGCATTACAAGTACTGGTCCAATCCACTCGAAACCAA GTTGCCTGATGCTCCAAACATGGAAATTTACTGTCTATACGGGACGGGTATTCCCACGGAAAGATCATATGTGTACAGAACTTCTCCTACGGATAGGTGCAAAAGCATTCCCTTCAGGATAGATAGCTCTGTAGGTGGGAGTGGTGATGGTTGCTTAAGAAATGGTGTATATTTCGTAGATGGGGATGAAAGTGTCCCAGTTATAAGTGCAGGGTTCATGTGTGCAAAAGGTTGGCGTGGAAAGAACAGGTTCAACCCGTCAGGTATTCCTACATACATACGCGAATACAAGCACAAAACACCTGCCTTCTTTGAAGGCCGTGGTTTAGAAAGTGGGGCACATGTGGATATTATGGGAAATGTTGCACTAATTGAAGACGTAATGCGAGTTGCTGCTGGTGCCACCGGTATGGAAATAGGTGGTGATAAAATTTATTCCGACATTCTTAGAATGTCAGAACGGATAAATTTACGAGTATGA